From the genome of Taeniopygia guttata chromosome 31, bTaeGut7.mat, whole genome shotgun sequence, one region includes:
- the LOC100225871 gene encoding serine/threonine-protein kinase pim-1-like — protein MEKVGSGCQNIIQLLDWFELPDSFILVLERPGASRDLLEFLQEQDQGFLCEEQARWLFCQVLEAVRHCTACGVLHRDIKPENLLVDPESGDLKLIDFGCGTFLQERAFTDFAGGGCRP, from the exons atggagaaggtgggctctggctgccagaaCATTATCCAGCTgctcgactggtttgagctgccaGATAGCTTCATCCTGGTGCTGGAGCGTCCGGGGGCATCACGGGATCTCCTGgagttcctgcaggagcaggaccaggggttcctgtgcgaggagcaggcgcgctggcttttctgccaggtgctggaggccgtgcggcactgcaccgcctgcggcgtcctgcaccgggacatcaagccggagaacctcctcgtggacccggagagcggcgacctgaagctcatcgacttcggctgcggcaccttcctccaggagcgggccttcaCGGActttgccg gaggCGGCTGCCGGCCCTGA
- the LOC140681107 gene encoding coiled-coil domain-containing protein 180-like produces the protein MFADAMPFLMSNQQKCVGTTPISDFTKKPQSDRQSTTFPEAWGNVGASSAEEVRGLPDVVVPEETGSSTWKNLAERRQKHHDREVMGMQRELGCIGREMAASVLNLQELLQLQVMKSDEKSKLLFEKVASDMALEAFSFEGLEELWNMIHEESSNRRKCIRAMDASLKETERSRAMKITEVLTKYTVKLEEISFFLAADVHKLINNKAMNINRALLGNERATAKLLFNLMKLELEKEKLHQLKWQERVKDWKLIQKNCVIQSFREFMASEEVQNPPAVKMENMIKEQIVLVPCCLQHIQNLT, from the exons ATGTTTGCTGATGCCATGCCATTTCTGATGAGTAATCAGCAGAAATGTGTTGGAACAACACCCATCAGTGACTTCACAAAAAAGCCACAGTCAGACAG acAATCTACAACTTTTCCAGAGGCATGGGGAAACGTAGGTGCAAGTTCAGCTGAGGAAGTCAGAGGCCTGCCCGATGTAGTTG TTCCTGAGGAAACAGGCAGCAGTACATGGAAGAACCTGGCAGAACGGCGGCAAAAGCATCACGATAGAGAAGTGATGGGAATGCAGCGAGAGCTGGGCTGCATTGGCAGG GAGATGGCAGCCTCTGTTTTGAATCTTCAAGAACTCCTTCAGCTTCAAGTGATGAAATCAGATGAAAAGAGTAAACTTCTGTTTGAAAAGGTTGCATCTGACATGGCTTTGGAAGCCTTCTCATTTGAA GGTTTGGAAGAACTCTGGAATATGATACACGAGGAGTCCTCAAACAGAAGGAAGTGTATCAGGGCAATGGATGCATCCCTAAAGGAGACTGAAAGGAGTCGAGCCATGAAA ATAACAGAGGTACTGACCAAGTATACAGTGAAACTGGAGGAAATTTCCTTCTTCTTGGCAGCTGATGTTCACAAGCTCATAAACAATAAGGCAATG aaTATAAACAGAGCATTGCTGGGTAATGAGAGGGCAACTGCCAAGCTGCTCTTTAATCTAATGAAATTGGagcttgagaaagaaaaattgcatcAACTGAAGTGGCAAGAGAGAGTCAAGGACTGGAAGCTCATCCAAAAGAACTGTGTTATTCAGAGCTTCAG AGAATTTATGGCAAGTGAAGAAGTACAGAATCCCCCAGctgtgaaaatggaaaatatgattAAGGAGCAAATTGTACTTG TGCCTTGCTGCCTCCAACACATACAAAATCTGACTTAA